The Anabaena sphaerica FACHB-251 nucleotide sequence CTGATTTTTTATTTGAACATAATATTAAATACAAATATGAGCGTAACTTTTGGTGGAATGGCATAAATTACCGTCCTGATTTTACAATATTGACTGGAGAAAAACAGGGAATAGTTATTGAATATTTTGGACTTGAAGGAGATCCAGATTATGATGATATGTCTCATGAAAAGCGAGAGTATTGGGCAAATCGTCCTAATTGGCAGTTAATAGCACTGTCACCAAGACCTCTTAAAGAGCAAGGAGCAGAAGTTTTTTGTGCATTACTCAAGCATAAGTTAGAAAGATTAGGTATTCAATGTAACCGACTGAGTGAAGAAACAATTTGGTCAAGGATAAAAGATAGATCAACAGATAGATTTACGACAGTAATGAAAGGATTTATTCAACGTTGTCGTAAACTTTCTTTAACTTTAGAAGAGTTAGAAAAAATTATTTATAAACATGAATGTGTGAGTAAGATTGAAGAACAATTTTTATATTTAGCACAGAAATTTTATAAATCCTATTTAAGATGTCTTGAAGATAGAGGTGAAGAAGATTTTGATGGACTAATGCAGAAAGCGGTGGAAGTAGTTGCATCAGGACAAACTATATTTCACCGTAGATTAGGAACTGGTGATTTAAAAAGTCTCAGATACATCATGATTGATGAATATCAAGACTTTTCAGAACTATTCTATAATTTAATAGCAGCAATCAGAAAGCAAAATCCTCAAGCCCTCTTTTTCTGTGTTGGTGATGACTGGCAAGCAATTAATGGTTTTGCTGGTTCTGACCTCAGATTTTATCAGGATTTTCACCAATTATTCCAGCCATCACATAAATTAAATATAGCTACAAATTACCGTTCAGTTACTTCTATTGTTGATATTGGTAATAAGTTAATGCAAGGTTTGGGTACTCCTGCTCGCGCTGATAAAAAGATTCCTGGAATAGTTAATATTGCTGATATGTCTAGCTTTGAACCAACTCCCACAGAGCAAGAAAATTATCCTGGAGACAATATAACACCTGCTATCTTACGTCTAATTAACAAGACTATTCAAGAAGGTAAAAAAGTAGTATTACTCAGTCGAAAAAATAGTTTACCTTGGTATGTGAATTATCAAAATAAAAGGAGTAAATATAAAAATGGTACACTTGATAGTTTTTTAGAATTAGTGCGTTCATACCTTCCTGAAGAATCAAGAAAATTAGTAACTATATCAACTGCACATAAATATAAAGGTCTGCAAGAGGATGTAGTTATAATACTTGATGCTATTCCTCGTTGTTATCCATTGATACATCCTGATTTAATGTTTACCCGTGTGTTTGGTGATAGCATTGAGCGTGTAGTAGATGAAGAACGCCGTTTATTTTATGTGGCTTTAACTCGTGCAGTTGAAACTTTATTTATTGTCACAGAAAGTAAAAATTCATCACCTTTCATTGAAGAATTAAACAGGAAAACGAAAATTTCTGTATTAAATTGGTCAGATTATCAAACTTTTATTGGTGTGGGGACTGTACGGTATATTACTATTAAAGTTGGTAATCAGGATGGTAAAGGTAGCAACGGTACTATTGCAATTAAAGACTTGCTCAAAGCCGAAGGCTATATTTGGAAACCAGAGGTTTCACCTGCTTGGTATCGCACCTATCCAGCAGAAGGTTTTTCAGTTCAAAAATATTTTAATAACGCCAATTGGATTTCTCAAGCTGTAGGAATTGAAGTGAGGTTTTGTGACGATGAGGAAAATAAATCAGAAGTTTATCATATAAATCAAGGTCAATACTACTTGGTTAATGAAAATGAGGAGTAAAAGCAATTAATCTACTAAAAAAAATCCCCTCAATCGCGTTGTGGCAATCAAGGGGTATTTCCTTCTAGTTTTACGCAGTTAGACTGGTTTATTTAACAGCGATTATTTACAACTACCCTTTGTAATTTGTAATTCAAAAGGCGGAAGTTTAACGTTGATATGATCACCACATTGAGATATTGCTAATATCCCCATAAGTGCCAATGGCATTAATAAGACGCTGTAGTTTAGAATTGTTTTTGGTATAAGTTTCATATTTTTCATAGAGATCATCCTCTTTTGCTGTACTAATTAATAGAGTTCCTAAGCACTTATCCTTCTTTTGTCACTCTGGGAAAATGTAATATCTGTAAGAGCTACGACGCATTTGTTTTTACTTTTTGTTGAGAAATGCTAGTTCTTATTGCAAAATAAGACTCAAACTTTTATTCAATCTAAGTCTCCTAATTCAGTTTTGATTACTGTTTCTCACAATTGACATAAGATAATATAGAAAAAATTCCCCCAATCACTCAGGAGGTAATCAGGGGAATGTATTGCGTTTATGGATTTTAATAATGGATATAGTTTTAAAATTTATTCATCAAGAGTAAATAGGATTTCATCCCATGAACTATGGCTATCAGAAGGAGATAGCGGCTTATTAAAGAAAGTCTCATCAAGAATCTTCAGACATGACATATCATCAAGATTCATACGCCTCCAATTGGGAAGCTTTATTGAATTACTTTCTCCCCTGATTTGATACACTAACACCTGTACAAATTCATTTTTTAATCCTATAATGTGAGGTTCTGCAATACGATGTAATTCGTGGTAATAAAAATCAATCAAGCGTTTTTGATTCATTGCTTGCTTTATAAGTTCTATTGTAGATGCTGACATTGACGGTTGTGAAATAGGCTTGCTCTTTTTGCTGTTTATCCCATTTATACCTCTAGGCTTAGAAAAACCAAAAGTATCACCACTACGGTTAGGAACACCAAAAGTATGACCACTGGATTTTTTTCTATTCATAAATATTCATTAGCAAAGTGTTTTTCGACTAATTATAATTATAGTCTAAGTATTTTAAATAATTCCATACTTTAAATCTAGTTAATAAGCTGATTTTTTGTGTTAAATAAGTTTTTTAGTGAGATGCTAACCTTTTCAGAGGTCATGCAAGTTAGTATATACAGTAATTATATTTAACATCTTCCCCCACTGGGGGATTTATGAGGGCAAAGTTCAAAAAACCCCACCATGAACACCCCCAACTACAGCTTATTACTACAAAGCCTGTGGACACCACCTACCACACCCATTCCCGAAAATTCCCCCTCAAATCACCATCCTCCAGAACCAACAGAAATCACCGAATTTCTAGCAGAAGAAATACTCTATCAACAAACAATTCCCGCCACCGAACCCAACCTCAAAACCATCCCCAAAGACCTACCAAAACAACTAATCAAAGCACTACAATCACTAGGAATCACTCAACTTTACTCCCATCAAATCAAAGCCTTACAAGCAATCAGAACAGGTAAAAGTTTCATCCTCACCTCCCCTACAGCCAG carries:
- a CDS encoding UvrD-helicase domain-containing protein, whose protein sequence is MDSSSQIDTVKKFAEVIGDNDDLWEILLGREVIHIVRGKGRVSFLLKDDSSLNSTILEIGVSYPAWSQSAYNYVGNYTCRYEKNRFIREFNALEPPLSLELPLSLEKRLALIEQMEQENKKRCEAEKLEAQKREAERREAQRLETERRNAQKLEAQKREAERREAQRLEIERRNAQRLEAQKREAERREAQRLEIERRKAQKLSLLQNIKNELENNFLNADKFYQVNCTEYILFKEYQSEKLKYIQNWVNTNLNSSPDLEQAAAIGTLENHIQVIARAGSGKTSTLVNRAIFLQKHCGIAPGEMLLLAFNRKAAAEMRKRLTLQLQNSIPHVMTFHALAYALVHPENILFDEPDGEQNQSRALQLVIDDYLRHPGFYAKIRDLMMAAFREDWERIISGGYDKSPEEMLRYRRSLPREGIDGNYYKSFGEKLIADFLFEHNIKYKYERNFWWNGINYRPDFTILTGEKQGIVIEYFGLEGDPDYDDMSHEKREYWANRPNWQLIALSPRPLKEQGAEVFCALLKHKLERLGIQCNRLSEETIWSRIKDRSTDRFTTVMKGFIQRCRKLSLTLEELEKIIYKHECVSKIEEQFLYLAQKFYKSYLRCLEDRGEEDFDGLMQKAVEVVASGQTIFHRRLGTGDLKSLRYIMIDEYQDFSELFYNLIAAIRKQNPQALFFCVGDDWQAINGFAGSDLRFYQDFHQLFQPSHKLNIATNYRSVTSIVDIGNKLMQGLGTPARADKKIPGIVNIADMSSFEPTPTEQENYPGDNITPAILRLINKTIQEGKKVVLLSRKNSLPWYVNYQNKRSKYKNGTLDSFLELVRSYLPEESRKLVTISTAHKYKGLQEDVVIILDAIPRCYPLIHPDLMFTRVFGDSIERVVDEERRLFYVALTRAVETLFIVTESKNSSPFIEELNRKTKISVLNWSDYQTFIGVGTVRYITIKVGNQDGKGSNGTIAIKDLLKAEGYIWKPEVSPAWYRTYPAEGFSVQKYFNNANWISQAVGIEVRFCDDEENKSEVYHINQGQYYLVNENEE